In the genome of Marinilactibacillus sp. Marseille-P9653, one region contains:
- a CDS encoding PTS mannitol transporter subunit IICB, giving the protein MQQTQSKGGKSAIQRLGSYLSGMVMPNIGALIAWGILTALFIPDGFLPNENLATMVGPIINYLIPILIAYQGGSMVHGQRGAVVGVIATMGVIMGAPDAPMLLGAMGVGPLGGYVIKKFDDFFGDKIPTGLEMLVNNFSSGIIGFVLSLIAFAAIGPIFLGLNQAMAAGVEWIINANLLPLVNVFIEPAKVLFLNNAINHGIFTPLGAQQTAETGRSIVYLLEANPGPGLGILLSYMVFGKGSARSSSFGAVFIHFIGGIHEIYFPYVLMKPAMFLAAIAGGVSGTFTNVLLGGALRSPASPGSILAVLGATASGAYVAVISSVVVAAAASFAVGSLILKLDRSDDSDEALDQAIAKSSANKATAKGQVTMNDAGTVGAGDVATGVDAVEDTFVNKIIFACDAGMGSSAMGASLMKKKVKEAGLSISVTNSSINNLQDEEGLLVITQEELTERASQRTPSAVHVSVDNFLGSPKYDEIVEKIKDQS; this is encoded by the coding sequence ATGCAACAGACACAGAGTAAGGGTGGGAAATCAGCTATTCAACGTCTAGGTTCATACCTAAGTGGAATGGTTATGCCGAATATCGGAGCGTTAATTGCATGGGGGATTTTGACAGCGCTATTTATTCCAGACGGTTTTTTACCTAACGAAAATTTAGCTACAATGGTTGGACCCATCATCAATTATTTGATTCCAATCTTGATTGCTTATCAGGGTGGTAGCATGGTTCACGGACAACGTGGAGCAGTTGTAGGGGTTATTGCAACAATGGGTGTGATTATGGGAGCACCCGATGCACCAATGTTACTTGGCGCAATGGGAGTTGGACCACTAGGTGGTTATGTAATTAAGAAATTTGATGACTTTTTCGGAGATAAAATTCCAACAGGACTTGAAATGCTTGTTAATAACTTTTCAAGTGGTATTATCGGTTTCGTCCTTTCCTTAATAGCTTTTGCTGCTATTGGTCCAATCTTCTTAGGGTTGAACCAAGCGATGGCTGCCGGTGTAGAGTGGATTATCAACGCAAACCTATTACCATTAGTTAACGTATTTATTGAACCAGCAAAAGTATTGTTCCTAAACAATGCAATCAACCACGGTATTTTCACACCACTTGGTGCGCAACAAACAGCTGAAACTGGTAGATCAATCGTTTACTTGTTGGAAGCAAATCCTGGACCGGGTCTTGGAATTTTACTTTCCTATATGGTATTTGGTAAAGGTTCAGCAAGATCTTCATCATTTGGTGCGGTATTTATTCACTTTATCGGTGGGATTCATGAAATTTACTTCCCATATGTACTAATGAAACCAGCAATGTTCTTAGCAGCTATCGCTGGTGGAGTTTCTGGAACATTTACGAATGTACTTTTAGGTGGTGCGTTACGTTCACCAGCTTCTCCAGGTTCGATTCTTGCGGTACTAGGGGCAACTGCTAGTGGAGCTTATGTCGCAGTTATCTCAAGTGTAGTTGTTGCAGCAGCTGCATCATTTGCAGTAGGATCACTGATTTTGAAATTAGACCGTTCGGATGATAGTGATGAAGCGCTAGATCAAGCCATTGCTAAATCAAGTGCAAACAAAGCAACAGCTAAAGGTCAAGTAACAATGAACGATGCCGGTACAGTAGGTGCTGGAGATGTTGCGACTGGTGTTGACGCAGTAGAAGACACATTCGTAAATAAAATCATCTTTGCTTGTGATGCTGGAATGGGATCATCTGCAATGGGTGCTTCACTAATGAAGAAAAAAGTCAAAGAAGCAGGTTTAAGCATCAGCGTAACGAATTCTTCTATCAATAACTTACAAGATGAAGAAGGTTTATTGGTCATTACCCAAGAAGAATTAACAGAAAGAGCTTCACAACGTACGCCAAGTGCAGTTCATGTATCTGTAGATAATTTCTTAGGTAGTCCCAAATATGATGAAATTGTTGAAAAAATAAAAGATCAATCTTAA
- the glmS gene encoding glutamine--fructose-6-phosphate transaminase (isomerizing), translated as MCGIVGYIGHKDAKEILLRGLDTLEYRGYDSAGIYVTDESDKGHLFKEKGRIAALRDKVDNSVAAHSGIGHTRWATHGVPSVENAHPHQSTSGRFTIVHNGVIENFEEVKDAYLSDVHFHSTTDTEVIVQLIAWFVETEGLETIDAFKKATVTLKGSYALALVDNQAPDTLYAAKNKSPLLLGTGEGFNVISSDAMAMVQETTQFIELMDGEVATLTKDSIIIEDLAGELIERDSYTAHIDANDLGKGTYPYYMIKEIDEQPAVMRKLVQQYQNEDGQLEVDETILKEIKESDRIYVVACGTSYNAGWVGKQLLERMTGTPTEVHLASEFAYNTPLLTEKPFFIFLSQSGETADSRQVLVQVNKAGYPSLTLTNVPGSTLSREAKHTLLLYAGPEIAVASTKAYTAQIAVLAILSECVAKFNGVDVSIDVAHELGIIANAIETVIDDHEIFEHLSVTHLSTSKNAFYIGRGIDYYIVMEAALKLKEVSYVQAEGWASGELKHGTIALIEENTPVISIITDEVSGPHTRGNAHEVISRGAHSMIISMEGLDRQEDAYVLPKVHDLLTPLVSVIPTQLIAYYTALHRGNDVDKPRNLAKSVTVE; from the coding sequence ATGTGCGGAATCGTAGGATATATTGGACATAAAGATGCAAAAGAAATTTTATTAAGAGGATTAGACACTTTAGAATATAGAGGGTATGACTCAGCTGGTATCTATGTTACTGATGAATCAGATAAGGGTCATTTATTTAAAGAAAAGGGCCGCATCGCTGCACTTCGCGATAAAGTAGACAACTCTGTTGCTGCTCATTCTGGTATCGGTCATACTCGCTGGGCTACACACGGTGTGCCAAGTGTTGAAAATGCTCATCCACACCAATCTACAAGCGGTCGTTTCACTATTGTACATAATGGTGTAATCGAAAACTTTGAAGAAGTAAAAGACGCTTATCTTTCGGATGTTCACTTCCACAGTACTACAGATACTGAAGTGATCGTTCAATTAATTGCTTGGTTTGTAGAAACTGAAGGATTAGAAACCATTGATGCATTCAAAAAAGCAACTGTTACATTAAAAGGTTCTTATGCTTTGGCATTAGTGGACAACCAAGCACCTGATACTTTGTATGCTGCTAAAAACAAATCTCCTCTATTGTTAGGTACTGGGGAAGGTTTCAATGTTATTTCTTCTGACGCTATGGCAATGGTTCAAGAAACGACTCAGTTCATTGAATTGATGGATGGAGAGGTAGCTACATTAACTAAGGATTCTATTATAATTGAAGACTTAGCTGGTGAATTGATTGAACGTGATAGCTATACGGCTCATATCGATGCTAATGATCTTGGTAAAGGAACTTACCCATACTACATGATCAAAGAGATCGACGAGCAACCTGCTGTTATGCGTAAACTTGTTCAACAGTATCAAAATGAAGATGGTCAATTAGAAGTTGACGAAACAATCTTGAAAGAAATCAAAGAGAGCGACCGTATTTACGTTGTAGCTTGTGGTACTAGTTACAATGCAGGGTGGGTCGGTAAACAACTACTTGAACGTATGACTGGAACTCCAACTGAAGTTCATTTAGCAAGTGAGTTTGCTTACAATACACCATTATTGACTGAGAAACCATTTTTCATCTTCTTATCTCAATCTGGCGAAACTGCAGATAGCCGTCAAGTACTGGTTCAAGTTAACAAGGCTGGCTATCCTTCACTAACACTTACAAACGTACCTGGTTCAACGTTATCACGTGAAGCTAAACACACTTTACTGTTATATGCTGGACCAGAAATTGCTGTTGCTTCTACAAAAGCTTATACAGCACAAATCGCTGTTCTTGCTATCTTGTCTGAATGTGTTGCTAAATTCAACGGTGTAGACGTTTCTATTGACGTAGCGCATGAATTAGGAATTATCGCTAACGCTATCGAAACAGTGATCGATGACCACGAAATCTTTGAACACTTATCGGTTACCCACTTAAGTACAAGTAAAAATGCTTTCTATATTGGACGTGGTATTGATTACTATATCGTCATGGAAGCTGCTTTGAAACTAAAAGAAGTCTCTTACGTTCAAGCTGAAGGTTGGGCTTCTGGAGAATTGAAACATGGTACGATCGCTTTGATAGAAGAAAACACTCCTGTTATCTCTATCATTACAGACGAAGTGTCTGGTCCTCACACAAGAGGAAATGCTCATGAAGTTATTTCTCGTGGCGCACACAGTATGATCATTTCTATGGAAGGTTTGGACCGTCAAGAAGATGCTTATGTTCTTCCTAAAGTTCACGACCTATTAACACCTCTAGTGAGTGTCATTCCAACTCAATTGATTGCATACTATACTGCATTACACCGTGGAAACGATGTTGACAAACCTCGTAACCTTGCAAAATCCGTAACTGTAGAATAG